A genomic region of Hydrogenovibrio crunogenus contains the following coding sequences:
- a CDS encoding homoserine kinase has product MSVYTVVNQAELEAFLADFDQGSLVAFEGISAGIENTNYFVDTTTGRFVLTIFEHHDFDELPYFLDIMAFMAEHKIPTAHPKPTLNGSYLKELKGKPAALVERLTGSGVDHPTQTQCEVMAENLAKFHLAGQEYDQFRANDRDLHWMKNTFQEIKTFLPEDETALIESEIHYQNNIDWSQLPSSVIHADLFCDNALFNGDELSGIIDLYYACNSTMLYDLAVMVNDWCRLPDLSLSQEKIQAVLQAYQAVRQLTEQEHQSWQAALRMGALRFFLSRLKDKHMPREGEMTQIKDPNVFKNLLISHRN; this is encoded by the coding sequence ATGTCTGTTTATACTGTTGTGAATCAAGCGGAGTTAGAGGCCTTTTTAGCGGATTTTGATCAAGGCTCGCTGGTCGCATTTGAAGGTATTAGCGCAGGCATTGAAAACACCAATTATTTTGTCGACACCACCACGGGTCGATTTGTGCTGACAATCTTTGAACACCATGATTTTGATGAGTTACCTTATTTTCTCGATATTATGGCGTTTATGGCTGAACATAAAATTCCGACGGCTCACCCAAAACCGACTTTAAACGGCTCTTATCTTAAAGAACTGAAAGGGAAACCTGCGGCATTGGTTGAGCGTTTAACCGGTTCTGGTGTCGACCACCCGACACAAACGCAGTGTGAAGTCATGGCAGAAAATTTGGCTAAATTTCATTTGGCCGGTCAAGAGTACGACCAGTTTCGTGCCAACGACCGTGATTTGCATTGGATGAAAAACACCTTTCAAGAAATTAAAACCTTTTTGCCTGAAGATGAAACGGCGTTAATCGAATCGGAGATCCATTATCAAAATAATATTGATTGGTCACAACTTCCGAGCAGCGTCATTCATGCCGACTTATTCTGTGATAACGCCTTATTTAATGGGGATGAGTTGTCCGGTATTATCGACCTATATTATGCCTGTAACTCCACCATGCTTTATGATTTGGCGGTGATGGTGAATGATTGGTGTCGTTTACCGGATTTAAGCTTGAGTCAAGAAAAGATCCAAGCAGTATTACAAGCGTATCAGGCAGTGCGCCAGTTAACAGAGCAAGAGCATCAGTCCTGGCAAGCGGCTCTCAGAATGGGAGCTTTACGTTTTTTCCTTTCTCGTTTGAAAGATAAGCACATGCCAAGAGAAGGCGAAATGACGCAAATCAAAGATCCGAATGTCTTCAAAAACCTATTGATTTCCCACCGAAATTAA
- the polA gene encoding DNA polymerase I, with amino-acid sequence MTQILPEFNPDSPFILVDGSSYLFRAFHAMPPLTNSKGHATGAIFGVINMIGKLLEQYQPERIAVVFDAKGKNFRHEMYEDYKAHRPPMPDELRIQIEPIHDIIKALGIPLLVIDGVEADDVMGTLAHQATQAKMDALLSTGDKDMAQLVNEHITLVNTMNDTLMTPDSVFEKFHVKPEQIIDYLALMGDSSDNIPGIPKCGPKTAAKWIAEYGSIENLIEHADEIKGKIGENLRANLEQLKLSQQLTTIRLDCDLPIALNDIKRHEADMEALEALFSEYDLRNWLTRVLKGELPFSKSSGRKAHSETVTNGQSKKAPNPASTTDTLEITSEPYETILDWTTFDAWLKKLEAADVFAIDTETTSLNAMEAKIVGVSFAYAEKNDQAWQNFAAYVPLTHDYDDAPEQLPLQEVLAKLKPLLENPAIKKVGQNFKYDWHIFKNVDIEVQGMAYDTMLESYCFNSVATRHNMDDLALTYLNHSTIQFKDIAGTGKKQKTFNQIELETASPYAAEDADITMQLHQTLLPKLQAEPTLNKVFEEIEMPLMPVLAKMERNGVLIDRQMLADQSYELGQKLTELEQKAHLIAGTPFNLNSSKQLQEVLFERLELPIVKKTPKGQPSTAEPVLVQLAEDGHEMPNLILEYRSLAKLKSTYTDSLPKQINEHTGRVHTSYQQAIASTGRLSSTEPNLQNIPIRSAEGRRIRQAFIAQPGYRLMAADYSQIELRIMAHLSGDASLLKAFAEGKDIHQATAAEIFNMPLEEVTSEQRRSAKAVNFGLIYGMSAFGLAKQLNISRGLAQEYINLYFARYPGVADYMESTKDNAKQTGYVETLMGRRLYLPDINAKNGQLRQYAERTAINAPMQGTAADIIKTAMVKMQQWLDQTDCDIKMLMQVHDELVFEVAEADMNQARKEIKTIMEAALKLDVPLIVEIGDGLNWDEAH; translated from the coding sequence ATGACTCAAATCCTTCCTGAATTCAATCCAGACAGTCCTTTTATCTTAGTTGACGGTTCGTCTTATCTGTTCCGGGCGTTTCATGCCATGCCGCCGCTTACCAATTCAAAAGGACATGCCACTGGGGCCATTTTTGGCGTCATCAACATGATTGGAAAACTATTGGAACAATACCAGCCCGAGCGTATTGCGGTGGTGTTTGATGCCAAAGGGAAAAATTTTCGCCATGAAATGTATGAGGACTATAAAGCACATCGCCCACCAATGCCGGATGAGCTCCGCATTCAAATTGAGCCGATACATGACATCATCAAGGCCTTAGGCATTCCTTTGTTGGTGATTGATGGCGTGGAAGCGGATGACGTCATGGGCACGCTGGCACACCAGGCCACCCAAGCCAAAATGGATGCCTTGCTGTCCACCGGTGATAAGGATATGGCGCAATTGGTGAATGAACACATCACTCTTGTTAACACGATGAATGATACGTTGATGACACCCGACAGTGTGTTTGAAAAGTTCCACGTGAAACCAGAACAGATTATTGATTACCTCGCTTTGATGGGTGATAGCAGTGATAACATTCCTGGCATCCCGAAGTGTGGCCCTAAAACAGCGGCAAAATGGATTGCGGAATATGGCTCTATTGAGAATTTGATTGAGCATGCGGATGAGATTAAAGGCAAAATTGGTGAAAACTTGCGTGCCAATCTGGAGCAATTGAAACTGTCTCAACAGTTAACCACCATTCGTTTGGATTGTGACTTACCAATCGCACTCAATGACATCAAACGCCATGAAGCGGATATGGAGGCACTGGAAGCACTATTTTCTGAATATGACTTACGCAACTGGTTGACCCGCGTATTAAAAGGCGAATTGCCTTTTAGTAAAAGCAGTGGCCGTAAAGCGCACTCTGAAACCGTCACCAACGGTCAATCTAAAAAAGCACCCAACCCTGCTTCAACTACTGACACACTTGAAATCACCTCCGAGCCTTATGAAACCATTCTCGACTGGACAACTTTCGATGCCTGGCTCAAAAAATTGGAAGCCGCAGACGTTTTTGCCATTGATACCGAAACCACTTCTTTAAATGCGATGGAGGCGAAAATTGTCGGTGTCAGTTTCGCCTATGCAGAAAAAAACGACCAGGCCTGGCAGAATTTCGCGGCCTATGTCCCTTTAACCCATGATTATGATGATGCGCCGGAACAGTTACCATTGCAGGAAGTCTTAGCCAAACTGAAACCGCTTCTGGAAAATCCGGCCATCAAGAAGGTCGGCCAGAACTTCAAGTATGACTGGCACATATTCAAAAATGTGGACATTGAAGTCCAAGGCATGGCGTATGACACCATGCTGGAATCCTATTGTTTTAACAGTGTCGCTACCCGCCACAATATGGATGACTTGGCACTGACTTATTTAAACCACAGTACGATTCAATTTAAAGACATTGCCGGTACGGGGAAAAAACAAAAAACCTTCAATCAGATTGAACTGGAAACGGCGTCACCTTATGCCGCGGAAGATGCGGACATCACGATGCAATTGCATCAAACCCTATTACCGAAGTTACAAGCAGAGCCGACGCTGAACAAAGTCTTTGAAGAAATTGAAATGCCGTTAATGCCCGTGTTGGCAAAAATGGAACGTAATGGTGTGTTGATTGATCGTCAAATGCTGGCAGACCAGTCTTATGAACTGGGACAAAAACTCACTGAGTTGGAGCAAAAAGCGCATTTAATCGCCGGCACCCCATTCAATTTGAATTCCTCCAAACAATTACAAGAAGTATTGTTTGAACGTCTAGAACTCCCAATTGTGAAAAAAACGCCAAAAGGACAACCTTCTACTGCAGAACCGGTGTTAGTGCAATTGGCTGAAGACGGCCATGAAATGCCAAACCTGATTCTGGAATATCGCAGTTTGGCCAAACTGAAGTCCACCTACACCGATTCTTTACCGAAACAAATCAATGAGCACACCGGTCGAGTTCATACCTCTTACCAACAAGCGATAGCCTCAACCGGGCGTTTATCTTCAACAGAACCCAATCTACAAAATATTCCGATTCGAAGCGCCGAAGGCCGACGTATCCGCCAGGCATTTATCGCTCAACCCGGTTATCGTTTGATGGCTGCCGATTACTCGCAAATTGAATTGCGTATCATGGCACACCTATCAGGCGATGCGAGTTTATTAAAAGCGTTTGCCGAAGGCAAAGATATCCATCAGGCAACCGCGGCTGAAATTTTTAACATGCCTTTAGAAGAAGTCACTTCTGAACAACGCCGCAGCGCCAAAGCGGTGAACTTCGGATTGATTTATGGCATGTCGGCCTTTGGGTTGGCAAAACAACTTAATATCAGCCGAGGGTTGGCACAGGAATATATCAATCTCTACTTCGCACGTTATCCCGGCGTCGCAGATTATATGGAATCGACCAAGGACAATGCCAAGCAAACCGGTTATGTAGAAACTTTGATGGGACGTCGACTATATTTACCGGATATTAATGCCAAAAATGGTCAGTTAAGACAGTATGCAGAAAGAACGGCCATCAATGCCCCGATGCAAGGCACTGCCGCCGACATCATCAAAACCGCCATGGTAAAAATGCAGCAATGGCTCGATCAGACCGATTGTGACATTAAAATGTTGATGCAAGTGCATGATGAATTGGTATTTGAAGTGGCTGAAGCGGATATGAACCAAGCCAGAAAAGAAATCAAAACCATTATGGAAGCGGCTTTAAAGCTCGATGTGCCCTTGATTGTTGAAATTGGTGATGGTCTGAATTGGGATGAAGCACATTAA